In Zingiber officinale cultivar Zhangliang chromosome 11B, Zo_v1.1, whole genome shotgun sequence, a single window of DNA contains:
- the LOC122035314 gene encoding protein FAR1-RELATED SEQUENCE 6-like: MEEGKFDSNEMKDKIDPSPSTVEKVKLPEIGMIFSSEEEVRTFYNSYATNAGFGISKLGGRNGDDGKQKYFSIGCAKNRKKVSQAKNVLHPRPSSKTNCKAKINVAVRNDGNFVITSVDLEHNHLLSPGKSRQFRCNKVLDSSTKRKLELNDQAGITLSKSFHSCVVEVGGYENLSFDERKCRNNISEARRLRLGEGDAEALSNYFCHMQSRNPNFFYVLDLDGESRIKNIFWADARCRAAYDYFCDVVTFDTTYLTNSYDMPFAPFVGVNHHGLSILLGCGLISSENSATFTWLFNSWLTCMHECAPKAIITDQCRAMAIAIEEVFPSSHHRLCLWHIMKKLPVKLGGHAQYKMIKKQLKTIVYNSLTVDECDENWLKMIEEFKLENNDWLKSLYEERNRWVPVYVKDHFWAGMSTTQRSESMNAFFDNYVHSKTSLKQFVEQY; encoded by the coding sequence ATGGAAGAAGGAAAATTTGATTCAAATGAGATGAAGGATAAAATCGACCCGTCTCCATCTACCGTCGAAAAAGTCAAGCTACCTGAGATTGGAATGATATTTTCCTCTGAAGAAGAAGTTCGTACTTTTTATAATTCCTATGCTACCAATGCTggttttggtatttcaaaattagGTGGTAGGAATGGAGATGAtggaaaacaaaaatatttttctattggaTGTGCCAAAAATCGTAAGAAAGTATCTCAAGCTAAAAATGTTTTACATCCTCGACCTTCTAGTAAGACAAATTGCAAAGCTAAGATTAATGTAGCTGTTCGAAATGATGGAAACTTTGTGATAACTAGTGTAGACCTTGAACATAATCATCTCTTGAGCCCTGGAAAGTCACGACAATTTAGATGTAATAAAGTATTGGATTCTTCTACGAAGAGAAAATTGGAATTAAATGATCAAGCTGGAATTACTTTAAGCAAAAGTTTTCACTCTTGTGTAGTTGAGGTTGGAGGTTATGAGAATTTATcatttgatgagagaaaatgtagaaataatatttcAGAAGCTAGAAGGTTGAGGCTAGGGGAAGGAGATGCTGAAGCTTTGAGTAATTATTTTTGCCACATGCAAAGTAGGAAcccaaattttttttatgtgcTGGATTTAGACGGTGAATCTcgaataaagaatattttttgggCAGATGCAAGATGTAGGGCTGCGTATGATTATTTTTGTGATGTCGTGACTTTTGATACAACTTATTTGACTAATAGTTATGACATGCCTTTTGCTCCATTTGTTGGGGTGAATCATCATGGGCTATCTATTCTGTTGGGATGTGGATTAATATCAAGTGAAAACTCAGCAACATTCACATGGTTGTTCAACTCGTGGTTGACATGTATGCACGAATGTGCTCCAAAGGCTATAATCACAGACCAATGTCGTGCAATGGCAATCGCAATTGAAGAGGTATTTCCGAGTTCTCATCATCGTCTATGTCTTTGGCATATTATGAAAAAACTACCAGTGAAGTTAGgcggtcatgctcaatacaaaatgataaagaaacaatTGAAGACCATTGTTTATAACTCTCTTACAGTTGATGAATGTGATGAGAATTGGTTAAAAATGATTGAGGAGTTTAAGCTGGAGAACAATGATTGGTTGAAATCTTTATATGAGGAACGGAATAGATGGGTACCGGTGTATGTTAAAGATCACTTTTGGGCTGGTATGTCCACAACTCAAAGAAGTGAAAGTATGAATGCATTTTTTGATAACTATGTTCATTCTAAAACATCTTTGAAGCAATTTGTTGAACAGTATTGA